The DNA window TGATCAGTCAGTAGACACTTGGTGATGATATTATAAAGGAGTCATATAGAGTTATTCGTAATTTAGGGTATGTATATGAAAAAGTATGTAGGAAACTGTAAAATACACGAACCTAAAAGAAAGGGAATATTTAGAGGTTAAAGAAGGTTCCAGGTAAAAGAAAAgttcaaaatgaaagaatacGTACGAATTGGGAAATCAAGCTAATGGCATGACGTTGTCAGCGTATTCGCCAGCGTAGTTACCGGCTGGGTTGTATGAACAGATAACATAGTCTCCCCATAAACCACCACATTGCTTTAGACCACAACCGACTTCTGTGGAGGATTTCCAGACGACTTGGGTGAAATGGCCGGTGCCTGAACTTGAACCTGGGTTGGACCAGTCGTAGCTTGAGATTTCGTCGTACCAAGCGTCGACAGCTCCAGTAGTACCATAACCTAAGGCTAGATTTTCACCATATTGACCACCGGAATGTACTAAGTTACCGGAACAGTCGTAAGAATCAGCGTAATTTTGAGCGTAATCAGCTAAAGTCTCAGACCAAGTTAGGGCAGGCGTATCTTCATGTAAAGCTCTCTTGTCGTTATGTTCTTCTAACATGGAAGAGGCGAAATCAGATAAACTTGAAGCGGTAGCGGCAGCAGAAGTAGTGCTGGTGATAACAGTAGTTGGAGTAGTTGAAGTAGCTGGCGTGGTTGTGGTGGTTGGAGTTGTAGTTGTTGTTGGTGTGGCAGTAGTGGTTGGTGTGGTGGTAGTGGTTGGAGCGACTGCTTCAGAAGAAGCGACGCTAGAGACAGCTGGGTTACTTGAAATGGCAGAAGCAATAGAAGCGGTTGGTTGAGCGAGACCATCTAAAGTGACGAAAGTAGTTTGAGTTTGGCCATCTTCGACGTAGACAAAGCCTTGAACGACGACAGTAGCAGCGACGTGAACGTGTTCGGTGACAGTGACGACAGCAGGAGCAGCTAGGACAGAAGAAGCTGTTAAGGATGATAGGAGAGTGGCTTTTGATAACTTCATATTATAAAGGAATGTATACGGCTTACTATTTTTTACCTAATGGATGTAATGAATGAACGGGTAGATTTTTTTAGTATGATCTATCTTTAGTCAGTTATTAACCGTCTAGTTTCAAAATGTTTACAGTGTAATCAAGTAATGaaaacaaatataaaaaacAATTAAGAAGACAAGTGGACTACTAATCAATTGGAATTGACCTTTAAATATCTTGGAcgtatttatattttccattgatgaattattcaatttgtaACTAAATAAGGTAACGAGTAAACGAAGAGTAGTTCTAATAGTAGCAGTACCACCAAATCATGGATTCTTCTACAAAACGTTcaatcatcatcatcttccgtttcttttttccttcattAGATGTGCAGGAACCTCTGTGGGAGAGACTTGTTTCAAGAGAATCTTTGTATTCGAAAGCGTATAAACTATTGGGTTTCCTCGAGGATTTTTTACCCAATTCGTGAAACATTTGGTgcttttttccttctttcaTCAACGAAATTGTGTTATTTTCTCTAAGAAAAACAAGGGGGACGACAAATCAGTGGAGGTGGCGAAGGCAAGCATTTGGCGAacgaaaagaaattagaattCGCATATTCAGTTACGCCGAGAGGGCCGGGAGCACTACGTGTTTAAGGAAGAGTTCtagattgaaaagaatacTCAACCAACAAATATTAACTCGGATGGTGGTCATGATATGATGGACTGGTTGAAAACAGTATTGTATGAAGCTATTAATCCATTCCTGGTAATCTAAGTGTATGACCATTCCTCCTTCGGACCCACCGCTAGATTATCTCATGTGGCAAGGTTGTTCCAACCGTCCTAGCAGTTCTTGGTTAGCAACTTGGCCTGATAGCATATGAAATTGTAGATCTCGGAATGGGAAATAGGAAAGCTTTTCTATATTGTGTTGTTAATAGTAGTCAGCAGCACACATTCTCTCTGTCCGTACAATACtctagatttttttttctttccaatCAATTAATCATTCACCTCTTTTCAGTAATGGacttttccttttttcaCGGTGTATTATTTCAATCACTTTTCCTAATTAGGTAAAAAGTGCCAACCCAACAACAAGGTTGCAAATATTACTCGTATGATGAGAAATTTACTATTAGATATTTCGCTTCTTACTTCTCAGTATTATGTTCCCATCGGTCGTATCGTCGTAATAAGGTTGCACTCGTAGACACCGCAAACTGACCACCTGTTATAATCTATCATTTCTAACGTGACGTAACGTTCTACCCGGTCTGACTTTTCTAAGTTCTCTCGATgatcaaaacaaaagaatgCCCGAAAAAGCTGGTTGGTTAGGGCaaaatattagaaatttaTCCGCCCTACGATTCGGCATGCCCGGATATTTCATTGGTGCGACTAGAGTGCGTTGAAACCCTAGATATCTAACGAGGCCAAGACCTAAAAAGTTACAACAGTCTCGGCGCGTGTACTACTTGACAGAACGCGAACCATCAGGCATTAGACATATTACACGTGTTGGCCACTCGGATATTTTGCATGCTACTTCTATACCAATAGAATCATTCGCTATTGATCTTCTATGTACGGTGGACTGTTCAGCCCTCCTTCTTTTCTGGGTGGTTTGTATTGTTTTATTTCCGCCAGAACTATAGCTCTACCGCTATCACCACTCTAGATCAAATGGATCCAACTGGTAATTTTTTCCCTTTAACCAAATACTAGGTTCAGGCATCCTTTTGTTTTGATCTTCTAATCTTTCCTTTTGgaaacaataataaatttcgGTGTAAATCCCATTTTCTTTGCGTACTCATTCTCCACAAGATAAACAAAATTTACCTGAACtggaaaaatgaaaataataatggagAAAATGTATATCATGAAAAGTATGAATCTTTTTTGGCTTGGTGCGGCGGCCTCGAAAATTAACGGCTAGGTTACAGAGAATTACAAAGATGATCTACTACTGTTgttttcctttctttttcacCGCTTATCTCAATGAAATGTGCCCTTACAGTACCTACCCATCTCTTTGATAATAAGCGAAAAGTTACAAGTGAATGAATCTATTGTCTACTTTAAATGGTTACATACTAAATAATgtttatattgaaagaaatagaatGAGGAATATACTTAAAAGAATTAcatagaaaagaataacACAATGTCGttataaaaataacgattcaaatttataataaaaatgggATAACCAACAAAGCAAAGAATGAGCTACTCATTTCAATTACAGCAGCTGATCCCTCGTAAGCTTGCACAGTGTTggtagaagaagatgatgataaagtTAAAACCTTAGTGACTGTAGTAGCGGTTTCAACTTCAGTAATAGTAGAAGTCTGGTCAACAGACGTGGCTTGAGCAGCAGGAGCCTCAGTAGTTGTAGCAGCCTCAGCAGGAGCTTCAGCAGGAGCCTCGGTGTTGGAAGCAGCTGTTGTGGTGGCAGCAGTACCAGCTGGAGAAGTAACAATAGTGCTCTTGGAAGTAGTAGCAGCTTCAGCACACTCGGTACATTCAACAACGGTGGTAGTAGAGTAAACAGTTGTGTAGGTAATATCATCACTGACGTAAGTAGAAGTTGCGTCGCATACAGTGGTGGTGTAGGTCTTATTGTCAGTGACGGTAGTTGTCTCAGTTGCACCAGCAACAGAAGTTTCGGATTCTGGACAGTATGTAGTAGTTTCAGTATCAACCTTAACGACAGTAGTATAAGTAGTAGATTCGTTACTGACTACTGAAGTGGTAGATTTTTCAGTGGCATCTGCAGTAGAAGTTTCGGATTCTGGACAGTACGTAGTAGTTTCAGTATCAACCTTAACGACAGTAGTATAAGTAGTAGATTCGTTACTGACTACTGAAGTGGTAGATTTTTCAGTGGCATCGGCATCGACATCGCCAGAAGAAACTGGTACAGTGGTGGTGTAAGTGGTAGAAGCGTTGCTGATTACTAAAGTGGTGGACTTGGAGTCAGCATCGGTGGCGGAAGCACCAGAAGATGTAGAAGAAACTGGTACAGTTGTGGTGTAGGTGGTAGAGGCGTTGCTAACTACTGAAGTGGTAGATTTGGAGTCAGCATCGACAGCGGAGGCATCAGAAGAGGTGGTGGAAGTAGCGGTGGAGATAGAAGAAGAGGTGGTAGAAGTAGAAGAAGcggaagaagaagaacttGAACAAGTTAAAGTGGAATCCTTCAAATTACCTACTTCTTCAGCAAATTCACCAATGTAGTTTCCTGCTGGGTTATATTCACAGACAATGTAGTTCCCATAGTAAGAACCACAGTATACTATAGCACAACCGATTTCTGTAGTGTCTCTCCAGACTAATTGAGTGAAATGACCAGTAGAGGAGGAATAACCCGGATCACAGAAgtcatattttgaaatttcattgtaCCAAGCATCCACGGCACCTGTGACACTGTAACCGATAGCAAGATTTTCACCGTATTCACCACCGGAGTGAGTTAGGCTACCACTACAGGTATATTCTGACGCGTATTTTTCAGCGTAGAGAGCCAATGTATCGGACCATGTGACATTGTTTGTGTCCTCATGTAGTGATCTATAGTAATTTGTTTCATCGAGCATTTCGGTGATTTCTTCCTCTGTCATCGCGTATTCGCTGTAGGAAGCCGATGAGCTAGAGCTGGCAGAAGTAGATGTAGAACTACTAGAAGAAGAAGCGGACTTTGAGATGGAGCTGGATGTAGTGACTGCGGAAGTGCTGTTTGAAGCAGCATGCACTGATTTCAGAGCGGCTAATGCCAAGAGAGCATTGTTAGAGAGCTTCATTTTGAGTGGGATTAAATTGGTATAGgtgattttcaatgaagtaTTGAACGGAGAATTTGtgacaaaaattgaaacaaatttaaaacAAAACTAACACTTGTTGTATTTATACCCTGTAGGGCATGCTTGCTCAAATACACTtccagaaaatttttgcaaGCACAggtttgtttctttttgattCTGTCACTCTCCCGGTTAAGTTCAGCTATAGGTAAGTCCAAGCTCAAGCGGATCTTTCTTGGCAAACTAAAAGGTAGCTTAAGGTATGGCGAAGGCCCCGAAGATTTGTTGTGGATTAAGCCTGTTAAAAAACGAATTAGTAGTATTGACAGAACGCGGTTGCCAAAAATGGAAACCATTTTCCTAGCTCTACAGAAAACGACGCAGTAAAGGGTCGACTGACGGCAACAGGCACCTTCCATTTAGGGAAGTGCAGGTTGTCCGAAATTGGCAATCGCGTACCGGCAAGGGCGtgaaaaagtttttaaGTTCTCTGGcgttgtttctttttcttttttttccccATTCTCCTCTATTGTCCAGATCGTAATAGGAGATTGTCCAGTAGTGTAAATAATTTACCTTCGGAGAAAACGACGGAGAGCTGCGTTTTTTTTTAAGTAGGCTAAAGGTGATGCAATCACGCGCTCATCCATTTTAACCCAGCACAAGTCAGAATTAAAGCTGGGCAACGGAACTTTTTCGGGTGATAAAGGATTGATAGCATACTGGGTCTCAGTGCCCTCCCCATATCTGCAATCGGTAGCGAAGGCGTATTGTTTAGTGTTATCTGTAACGGAACTACAAAGGAAACTGCCCTAACGAAGTTCATAAAGTGTACGATTACACGCTTTACATCGAACtagaaaaagagagaaaaattatgCATGATGGTTAACCTTCGAGATTTTTTAGAACAAAGTTTCTGGTAACCTTACGAAACTAATTGAACCATTCCTCCCTCACTGTAGGGAGTTTCCAGTTTGTCTCTTGGCAACCCGAAATTCCTACTGGGAAGACACAGTGAGAATGCGAAAGTCCACTGCAATCTCTGAGAAAGGCGAATACACGCAGGAAACCTTTCTTCGGTCCAGCTGTGCTGTTCAGCCATATGGCAGCCATCTCTTTCCTTCCTCGAGAGATGGAAACTTCACGCTGTGCCGTGTCTAAACCAGCGTGAAAAGTGTAgcaatttgaaagaagacAGCATCGCTAAGAGAGATTTTTCCCCGGTAGTTTCCTCTTCGAAACCGCAGGTATCACagatcaattttcaaatccaaaCTGCCCGTAAGCTTCGTAATCTGACCCACCTAATCTCGAACACAACTGCTATTCGCTCGTTTGATGCACGCATGTGTGTGTTTCTTAGTCTCGTCATCGTGGCACGTAATTGCTGGACTTCCCTTGCACTTACACTGGccatttctttattagCATAGGCTCCTCAATATAGATTGGCTCACCAAGCACACCACACAAAAAGAAACGACCCACGCACATGCTAGAATCCACACTTCTTATATTAACCTCCAGAGTATCTTCCTGATTCATCCGTGAATTGATCCCTGGTAGCCAGCCACTTATACACACACACAatctctctctctctctctgtTTTATTAATACTTTTTTTAGTCGCACTTGTTCGCATCTCGCTTGATctcaatatcaaaatttttaggcccatctttatttttttcattcatCCCAATATGGATGTCAAATGGCTTAATTAACTTGTAGATACTCAGAATCCAAGCTCTTTCCCCTTTCTTATTCGATCGAGAAAGGGACTTTCATTGCTCCTCTCCTTACATGTACAAATTACAGATCGTACTGTTACCTCCGTCTGCTTTCACCTCACAAAGTTACAATAATGATCCAAATAGTGccattcaaaatatttccaTGGTAAGTACTACTACAAGCTTATCCCAACGCAGATCGTTCTTTCGACAAAGATATAATCCAAAGGCAAGTAAAAAATTCCTACATTTCACTAGTCCCTCAGCATCTCTCTCTCATTTGGCCGATGAAATCATCGAAAGgttcaatattttgtacCCTCATTTAACCAAATCAATATGTATACTCACTTTACAAGATATAAATTCTTGTGATCTAGACCCAGATTTTATTGTCAAAGACGTATTCAACTCAAATAATATAGTTCATGTTCTTCTAAAAGATGATTTcacaaatgaaaatattttgtctCCAGTCTCTAAATATAGTAGTCTCGATAGAAAGAACCGATCAcattccaaaaaattcagTTTTCAACAACCGTCAAGAATCTCTACAGCCACCCACTTACCAACCCAAATCCGTCCTATACTAGAATCGAAAACTTTGTTAGGTACTCCACAATTCACTACGGTAACACCATATAAACCAAACCGTGTAGAAAAACCACATGCGAAGCCATCCATACATCCATTGGCGAACTCCAGTAAGACAATCTcagaaactttgaaaattccaGACCCCAAAACGGTAAAGGACTTGAACACCAGttatattcaaattgatagaACCCCCTTTACCGAAGTCAAACTCACTTCTAATGAAGCCTCAAAAACACATAACATTCAGCGCACTTTGCTGCGTCAACAGAGCTCAATTGCTGATAAGAATGGCTCTCCAGTGAGGAATAATTCCTCAATGGAGGATATTACTGATAATGTCCATTTGGCTGCCTTGCCGAAAGCCATTCATCATAATCATCGTAAGGAAATAGTAGATCATGACGTTACAGATAACACTGTATTAGAGATTGAGCCACAGAAACTCACCGAAGATTTACAGGTAGAACATCCATTACTTGCATCTCCTTCCTCAAAAGCCGATGACAAACCAACTTTTGACGAAAGAAATGAACCAAATGTAAGTTTTAATTcaagttttcaaaaaagcGATCTTATTAGtgtatttgaaaatgacaaCATCACTATCCCACCTTGGTTGGCCGCAAGAGCTTCCAATACACCACGCTCGccatcaagaaaaaaaccCTATACTACTGTTTTGCATAAGGATATTGATAACTCGAAACCAGATCCAAGAAATATATTACCCCAGAGGACTACAAGAGTAGCCGCTAGAAAAGCAGCACAGAAGCTGGCAGGAAACACAACTATTACAAAAGAGAGTTCTGCTGAAGACTCAGTTGTGAGTGAAGATGACAATCTTTCCTCATGGAGCTTTATTGATACTGACAATAGTAGTGGTATTGAGgaaaatctttctttttctagtgatgatgataatgacaatGATACTTACAATGAAGAAATGCAGACAGATTTTCCTGCACAAAGACCGCCTTTGAAAGAATCTGTCGTTTTACAACACACTGCCGAAGAATCAGGTGATCTTAATGATGCATCAGTAGAAAACGACTTTCCTGCAGGTATTAGTAATGGAGGGGGAGGGAGTGTATCACCGCCAAATGGTGCTGAAACGATAGCTGAGAAACAAGGCGATATCAATACGGAGCATTCCGATTCTTCgcatatatattcaaaagataCTGTAGGTATTGAAACCAAGTTGAAACAGGTAGTAAGCATGTCAAAACTGAAAGACATTCCGATATATAATTCTGGTTTCAACGGCGCAACAGGGAATAAATTTGCATCCAGGAGTATCGTTTCCAAACCACCACTAGTGTCCCAAAATTCTACCTCCACTCAAATCCCTATTACTCAGTTTTTACAAGACCTGCCAAAAACAACGAAAACCATTAATCACACAGCTTCTAAGAGCATGTTTCATAGTTTACCAACGAAAATGCGGCCTTCATTGAGTTCCATGTCTGATTTGGCTAATAGAGCTGGTGTTCAAAAGCTTGGTTTAGTTATGCTGGAAAAAgtaagaaattttgatggcATGAGTGAGGAAGAGCCCGATGCGATTGAATTAGATCATAGTGACAGTGACAGTCATACTAAGTTGGTATAATAACTTACACTTTTTCTGTATGCCATTGAGTGATAACGATCGAGAAAACATAGCATTAGATAGTCTTCTCCAGTTCAATGAACTTAAGGCATATTTATGTGTATATAAGGCGAACTTTAATTGCATAATAAAGTCCTATTACCATAAAACCATGGTAGTAGCGAGAAAATAACGAAGAATAACTTATTTACTAGTACAGTTATATAATGATATCAAACAGCTTATATAGTGAGCGACTGGAATGTAGACCCTATCAGACATCTGCAAACCTGCTACTACCACGTATGAAATTAATAGCCTCATCCCTTTCTATCTCAAGAACGctagaaattttattctcATACTTCACACGGAAAAACTTGTCAGCAACTTGTAACATATCTGTTCTAAATGTGGTACATATAAACTGTGCATTTTTGGACAATTCCTTTAAGGTATTCGCAACAGCAGTTCTGTATTGTTTATCTAAGGCagcatcaatttcatcaaatagGTAAAATGGTGCAGGATCTACCATTTGAATTGCTAAAATAAGAGCAATTGCACATACTGTCTTTTGTCCTCCTGACAATTGCTCAACATGCAGTTGCTCATcatttttggaattgaATGACACAGAAATCGATACACCAGTATACATCGGCTGCGCATCTATATCCATATCGTTAGTTTCATCCTCAAGATCTGGAGTGGCGGAATTTTCTTGGTTGGTCCTGTGAATCACTAATTTACCGGTACCTCTTGGAACCAAAGTTTCGAAGACTttcacaaaattttctgagACTTTTCTAAAAGTTTTATCAACTGCATTGATTTTTTGttcctttaatttttcaatcagTTCCTGAATAGATATTTTAGACAGCTCTAATTCTCTCGATCTTTCAACCAACTCTGTTTGCTTTTCGCCGAACCTTCTGAAGTTTTCAAAGGCTCTCTTATTAACATTTACCAACTTCGATATTTCGGAATTGGCTTCATTTAGCTTTTCTAACAAGTCCTCGCTTGAGAGACTGTTAAAATCGTTCAATGCATCTTCAGCTAATAAACCAATTTCTCTGATTTTTTGTTGTAACTCATCCCGTCTGGAGGCTAGGGTTGTCTTTTTGATCAGTGTCTTCTCTACACTTTTCTGATAATTCTCAATCTTCTTTAATAGAAGACGTTGTTGGGAGTTGGCTTTctccaatattttttcattattggTTTTTTCCCCATTTAGGCCGTCAATTTCATTCTGAATTGTGtagatatcatttttggCCTCCTCCTGTTCAGAGTCTAATCTTTCTCTCTGTGATTCTAGCGACCTTAATTCTTCGACTAAATCTTGAGCAATGGAACCTCCGCCaatttctgaaattttcgACTCAATATCTTGTTGCTGGGGTATGAGCTTGGAATTCAGTTCTGCATTCAGCGTATTTATTGTTGTCGTAATGCTTTCGAGCGCTTCAGAAGTTACTGTTAAATCATTGGAAATCTTGCTAATAGAGGCACTGATGGTCTCTAAAAGCTGCTTTTGCTCCGAAGAAAGTGCACTTTCAAAGTCTGTCTCCAAATCATGTTGATACGAAATGACTTTTTCCCGAATAATGCTTATATTTGTTTCCactttttctctttttagCACGACAGATTGCAACGATTCCTCAAGGACGTATTTCTCAGACTTTTTGTTGTTCAGTTTTACCCTCTGATGCTCTACATTAGTTAAAATTGTTTCTCTTTGGTTCGATATAGTTCTCAATTCACCATTTAGCTTATCAATTTCAGAATCGATGATTGCCAGTTCCCGTTTGACTGTTTCTAAATCAGCTGTTGTTTGTGCATGTGAGTCTCTTGCATCAGAAAGATTTTTTAAACTTTCTAGTCTTGTCCTCTTGTGATAATCAAAGTAACCACCTGTTAACACACCTCTTTTATCCGCTCTATCCCCATCTAGGGTGATTGCAtttaatttgaattttttcgCTAATTTCAAACCATATGAAAGATCTTTGACAACAATAGTTTTACCAAATATGTGTTTCATGGCACCTTCAAATTTAGACTCGTATTTCAGTTTTTTAATTAGTGGagtaaaagaagaatattgaTCTGCTGGGGGATATGTAATATTGGGATCATTGTAGATTTTGTTTAATGGAATGAAAGTGACTCTGCCACCCTTCATTCTGTACAATTCTTGCATAAGAAGAGATGCCGTTTCCTCAGTGTCAACGATTATGTGAAAAAGTTGATTACCACCGATTATTTCCACACAATTTTTGTACTTCTCACTGGCCTTTATCAACTCACCAACTGTCCCAAAGACGGAATCTGGTGGTAGCTTTAATTTCTGGgtaatttctttgatacTAGCAATACCATGTGACAGATTTCTATCCATTGTTTCATTAAGGTTTCTTTCTGATTGTTTAAGATCATTTGATACAGTATCCAAAATCGCTTGCAATTTCTGCTCACGTCTCCATAACTCTTTACGTTGATCAATCTTTTCAGAATATAGGCGCTTTCTCTCATTATACTGTGTAGTTAGTCCCTCCATATTTGAAGTTATCTCATTTCCAGCTATGGATTCGTTTAGAGAGTTTATTTCCACATCCATGTCGTTTAGGGATGCTTTGATATTTGCATACTCGATAGAGAGATTGTTCAGCGAATGATTTTGTAGATCATTCAAATTCGATTCTTGCTCTTTAATTTCAGAGTTGATCCAATTATCACGTTCCTGTTTTGACTCGAATCTTTCATAACTACTACGTTTCAATAGTAGATCTCTCTGTTTCTGTTTAAGTTGTTCTAAGTCAAACTTAAATTTCAACTCTTGGTTTGTGAGTTCATTGAACCTTGGTAAAATCTTATTTAGTTTTTCCTGACGTTCAGAAattctattttttattttaccCAAGTTATCCATCAGGCTTGTAGACTGTTCGGTATTTAGACTTAGTTGATTTTGTAGATCATTGATTTTTAGATTAATATCTGCAGATTTATTTAACACTTCAGCAAGATTAGACTTAGCTTGTTGCAAATCAttgtttattttgattttaagaTGATTTCCTATGGTGTTCAGATTCATGGTAACATCATTCACCATTGTTTCTCTTTTATCTAATTCTTGGATATAACTCTCCGAAGACTGCAAAATTGAGTTATAATCATCATCAAGCGATTCAATTTGGTTGATCAAGTCATTCAATTCTCTGTCATAAAGGGTGAATTGTAAAACTTTGCGGttcttatcaaatttattgaatttttcgaGCTCTAATTTTTCCCACTCCATTTCATTGAGTTTGTTCTTTAGTTCACTCAATTCTTTATCTattgttgattttttaaattcagtttctttgatttttttcaaggaATCATTTAGTTTTATTTCGAATGATTTAGCGCCAACAacatcttctaataattgCAACCTTTCTTTGTCCTTAGCATTGGTCAAAGCAATAATTTTACCTTGTGGAACTATGTTATATGGGTTACTCATTGAGAATCCAGCCGTCTCCAAGATTCTTACAATGTCACTTTTAGTGACATTTCTATCATTGATTTGGTAGTCATCTTTTTTTAGACCCACTGTTCTTCTGATAAAGacttcattatttggtcTTGGGACAATACTAGCGTTTGAGGCCAGTATCATTCTATTATCAGGATCATGAAACACAATTTCTACGGAACAACTCATGACCGATGACCCTCCACTAGTGCCTTGGTGAATTAAACCTTGTCTCTCTTCCCTTTTCAAGTTTGAATAATCGTCACTGAGCACAAACCGAATGGCAGCAAACAGATTGGATTTACCTGAACCATTCGACCCAATTATGATATTATGGTG is part of the Kazachstania africana CBS 2517 chromosome 1, complete genome genome and encodes:
- the PRY1 gene encoding sterol-binding protein (similar to Saccharomyces cerevisiae PRY1 (YJL079C) and PRY2 (YKR013W); ancestral locus Anc_1.291), whose protein sequence is MKLSKATLLSSLTASSVLAAPAVVTVTEHVHVAATVVVQGFVYVEDGQTQTTFVTLDGLAQPTASIASAISSNPAVSSVASSEAVAPTTTTTPTTTATPTTTTTPTTTTTPATSTTPTTVITSTTSAAATASSLSDFASSMLEEHNDKRALHEDTPALTWSETLADYAQNYADSYDCSGNLVHSGGQYGENLALGYGTTGAVDAWYDEISSYDWSNPGSSSGTGHFTQVVWKSSTEVGCGLKQCGGLWGDYVICSYNPAGNYAGEYADNVMPLA
- the KAFR0A01590 gene encoding uncharacterized protein (similar to Saccharomyces cerevisiae PRY3 (YJL078C); ancestral locus Anc_1.292): MKLSNNALLALAALKSVHAASNSTSAVTTSSSISKSASSSSSSTSTSASSSSSASYSEYAMTEEEITEMLDETNYYRSLHEDTNNVTWSDTLALYAEKYASEYTCSGSLTHSGGEYGENLAIGYSVTGAVDAWYNEISKYDFCDPGYSSSTGHFTQLVWRDTTEIGCAIVYCGSYYGNYIVCEYNPAGNYIGEFAEEVGNLKDSTLTCSSSSSSASSTSTTSSSISTATSTTSSDASAVDADSKSTTSVVSNASTTYTTTVPVSSTSSGASATDADSKSTTLVISNASTTYTTTVPVSSGDVDADATEKSTTSVVSNESTTYTTVVKVDTETTTYCPESETSTADATEKSTTSVVSNESTTYTTVVKVDTETTTYCPESETSVAGATETTTVTDNKTYTTTVCDATSTYVSDDITYTTVYSTTTVVECTECAEAATTSKSTIVTSPAGTAATTTAASNTEAPAEAPAEAATTTEAPAAQATSVDQTSTITEVETATTVTKVLTLSSSSSTNTVQAYEGSAAVIEMSSSFFALLVIPFLL
- the NET1 gene encoding Net1p (similar to Saccharomyces cerevisiae NET1 (YJL076W) and TOF2 (YKR010C); ancestral locus Anc_1.294), with the translated sequence MYKLQIVLLPPSAFTSQSYNNDPNSAIQNISMVSTTTSLSQRRSFFRQRYNPKASKKFLHFTSPSASLSHLADEIIERFNILYPHLTKSICILTLQDINSCDLDPDFIVKDVFNSNNIVHVLLKDDFTNENILSPVSKYSSLDRKNRSHSKKFSFQQPSRISTATHLPTQIRPILESKTLLGTPQFTTVTPYKPNRVEKPHAKPSIHPLANSSKTISETLKIPDPKTVKDLNTSYIQIDRTPFTEVKLTSNEASKTHNIQRTLLRQQSSIADKNGSPVRNNSSMEDITDNVHLAALPKAIHHNHRKEIVDHDVTDNTVLEIEPQKLTEDLQVEHPLLASPSSKADDKPTFDERNEPNVSFNSSFQKSDLISVFENDNITIPPWLAARASNTPRSPSRKKPYTTVLHKDIDNSKPDPRNILPQRTTRVAARKAAQKLAGNTTITKESSAEDSVVSEDDNLSSWSFIDTDNSSGIEENLSFSSDDDNDNDTYNEEMQTDFPAQRPPLKESVVLQHTAEESGDLNDASVENDFPAGISNGGGGSVSPPNGAETIAEKQGDINTEHSDSSHIYSKDTVGIETKLKQVVSMSKLKDIPIYNSGFNGATGNKFASRSIVSKPPLVSQNSTSTQIPITQFLQDLPKTTKTINHTASKSMFHSLPTKMRPSLSSMSDLANRAGVQKLGLVMLEKVRNFDGMSEEEPDAIELDHSDSDSHTKLV
- the SMC3 gene encoding cohesin subunit SMC3 (similar to Saccharomyces cerevisiae SMC3 (YJL074C); ancestral locus Anc_1.295); the protein is MYIKRVIIKGFKTYRNETIIDNFSPHHNIIIGSNGSGKSNLFAAIRFVLSDDYSNLKREERQGLIHQGTSGGSSVMSCSVEIVFHDPDNRMILASNASIVPRPNNEVFIRRTVGLKKDDYQINDRNVTKSDIVRILETAGFSMSNPYNIVPQGKIIALTNAKDKERLQLLEDVVGAKSFEIKLNDSLKKIKETEFKKSTIDKELSELKNKLNEMEWEKLELEKFNKFDKNRKVLQFTLYDRELNDLINQIESLDDDYNSILQSSESYIQELDKRETMVNDVTMNLNTIGNHLKIKINNDLQQAKSNLAEVLNKSADINLKINDLQNQLSLNTEQSTSLMDNLGKIKNRISERQEKLNKILPRFNELTNQELKFKFDLEQLKQKQRDLLLKRSSYERFESKQERDNWINSEIKEQESNLNDLQNHSLNNLSIEYANIKASLNDMDVEINSLNESIAGNEITSNMEGLTTQYNERKRLYSEKIDQRKELWRREQKLQAILDTVSNDLKQSERNLNETMDRNLSHGIASIKEITQKLKLPPDSVFGTVGELIKASEKYKNCVEIIGGNQLFHIIVDTEETASLLMQELYRMKGGRVTFIPLNKIYNDPNITYPPADQYSSFTPLIKKLKYESKFEGAMKHIFGKTIVVKDLSYGLKLAKKFKLNAITLDGDRADKRGVLTGGYFDYHKRTRLESLKNLSDARDSHAQTTADLETVKRELAIIDSEIDKLNGELRTISNQRETILTNVEHQRVKLNNKKSEKYVLEESLQSVVLKREKVETNISIIREKVISYQHDLETDFESALSSEQKQLLETISASISKISNDLTVTSEALESITTTINTLNAELNSKLIPQQQDIESKISEIGGGSIAQDLVEELRSLESQRERLDSEQEEAKNDIYTIQNEIDGLNGEKTNNEKILEKANSQQRLLLKKIENYQKSVEKTLIKKTTLASRRDELQQKIREIGLLAEDALNDFNSLSSEDLLEKLNEANSEISKLVNVNKRAFENFRRFGEKQTELVERSRELELSKISIQELIEKLKEQKINAVDKTFRKVSENFVKVFETLVPRGTGKLVIHRTNQENSATPDLEDETNDMDIDAQPMYTGVSISVSFNSKNDEQLHVEQLSGGQKTVCAIALILAIQMVDPAPFYLFDEIDAALDKQYRTAVANTLKELSKNAQFICTTFRTDMLQVADKFFRVKYENKISSVLEIERDEAINFIRGSSRFADV